The Clostridioides sp. ES-S-0010-02 genome window below encodes:
- a CDS encoding rod shape-determining protein MreC, protein MALRFDKNKNEKKRINVKVIATGVVAITLIGIVGISIGKFSSGSPVNLGVASDAITSVGKGINDGFSFIKNGFKDILNYRDNSEKVKKLESENEKLKKDVIALNTKLDKTESLEELKKTLSFVEEKYKATSISTSVVGKNDGNWYESFIIGAGKNSGVKKESIVMNGSGLVGIVYEVSNDYSKAISLLDSKSSVSFKLAKNASAKGAITQNTTLDNKDSYNSKGYLQGYMFDSSYNVIQGDIITTSGLGFFPEGIPIGEVEKVIDDKDKSLKYVVVKPYVDFKNIDDVVVIEPRNIG, encoded by the coding sequence ATGGCCTTGAGATTTGACAAGAATAAAAATGAGAAAAAAAGGATTAATGTTAAAGTGATAGCAACGGGCGTAGTTGCTATCACTTTAATTGGAATTGTGGGTATATCAATTGGTAAGTTTTCAAGTGGAAGCCCAGTAAACTTAGGTGTAGCATCAGATGCTATTACAAGTGTAGGAAAAGGAATAAATGATGGATTTTCATTTATAAAAAATGGTTTTAAAGATATCTTAAATTATAGAGATAACTCTGAAAAGGTAAAAAAATTAGAATCAGAAAATGAAAAGCTTAAAAAAGATGTTATAGCTTTAAATACCAAATTAGACAAGACAGAATCATTAGAAGAATTAAAGAAGACACTTAGCTTTGTAGAAGAAAAATATAAAGCAACGAGTATTTCTACAAGTGTTGTAGGTAAAAATGATGGAAACTGGTATGAGAGTTTTATAATAGGTGCGGGAAAAAATTCAGGTGTAAAAAAAGAAAGTATAGTTATGAATGGCAGTGGTCTAGTTGGTATAGTTTATGAAGTTTCCAACGATTATAGTAAGGCAATTTCACTATTAGATTCTAAATCATCTGTAAGTTTTAAATTAGCAAAAAATGCTAGTGCTAAAGGAGCAATTACTCAAAATACTACTTTAGACAATAAGGATAGTTATAATAGTAAAGGTTATTTACAAGGTTATATGTTTGACTCATCATATAATGTAATTCAAGGAGATATAATAACAACATCTGGTCTTGGATTTTTCCCAGAAGGCATACCAATTGGTGAGGTTGAAAAGGTAATTGATGATAAAGATAAATCACTAAAATATGTAGTTGTAAAACCTTATGTTGATTTTAAGAATATAGATGACGTTGTAGTCATAGAACCAAGAAATATAGGATAA
- a CDS encoding rod shape-determining protein, protein MTKDMGIDLGTANTLVYIKGQGIVVREPSVVAIRDDSKEVLAVGEEAKKMIGRTPGNIVAIRPMKDGVIADFDITQSMISYFIQKAADKKGVVSPRIAICVPFGVTEVEKRAIEEAARQAGAKDAFLIEEPMAAAIGAGLKVEEPEGNMVVDIGGGTSEIAVISLGGIVTAKSIRIGGDEFDESIVAYVKKEYNLMIGERTAENVKISIGSTFKDDEEINMQIRGRDLISGLPKTIEICSTEVREALKEPVSSIVDAIKSTLEKTPPELASDIMENGIMLTGGGALLRGLDKLITQETGMSVQIAEAPLDCVALGTGKSVEDQEIFEKVLMMNAKN, encoded by the coding sequence ATGACAAAGGATATGGGAATAGATTTAGGGACTGCAAATACATTAGTTTACATAAAAGGACAAGGTATTGTTGTTAGAGAACCCTCAGTTGTTGCAATAAGAGATGACAGTAAAGAAGTTTTAGCAGTAGGTGAAGAAGCTAAAAAAATGATAGGTAGAACACCAGGAAATATAGTAGCTATAAGACCAATGAAAGATGGAGTAATAGCTGACTTTGATATAACTCAATCAATGATTAGTTACTTTATACAAAAAGCAGCTGATAAAAAAGGTGTTGTAAGTCCAAGAATAGCTATATGTGTTCCTTTTGGAGTTACAGAAGTTGAAAAGAGAGCTATAGAAGAGGCTGCAAGACAAGCTGGTGCTAAAGATGCATTTCTTATAGAGGAACCAATGGCAGCGGCTATAGGAGCTGGATTAAAGGTTGAAGAGCCAGAAGGTAATATGGTAGTTGATATCGGTGGAGGTACTTCAGAAATAGCTGTAATATCTCTAGGAGGAATTGTTACTGCTAAATCTATAAGAATTGGTGGAGACGAATTTGACGAGTCTATAGTTGCCTATGTAAAAAAAGAATATAATCTTATGATAGGTGAAAGAACTGCTGAAAATGTTAAAATTAGCATAGGTTCTACATTTAAAGATGATGAAGAAATAAATATGCAAATAAGAGGTAGAGATTTAATATCAGGGTTACCTAAAACAATAGAAATATGTTCTACAGAAGTTAGAGAAGCATTAAAAGAGCCTGTGAGTTCAATAGTAGATGCTATAAAATCTACATTAGAAAAGACTCCACCAGAATTAGCATCAGACATAATGGAAAACGGAATAATGCTAACAGGAGGAGGAGCTTTACTTAGAGGTCTTGATAAACTTATTACACAAGAAACAGGAATGTCTGTTCAAATAGCAGAAGCTCCTCTTGATTGTGTTGCACTTGGAACAGGAAAGTCTGTTGAAGACCAAGAAATTTTTGAAAAAGTATTAATGATGAATGCTAAAAATTAG
- the radC gene encoding DNA repair protein RadC, with the protein MALEERPREKMLAEGVESLSNAELLAILLRTGNKHKNAIELANYIINKDIQGIRHLEEMTIEELCNIDGIGLSKSAQIKAALELGFRVASFKPMKYKIKNPWDIHKYYMNSLRYLKKEVFKAVLLNTKNEIISDVDISVGTLNSSLVHPREVFKEAIKRSASKIIVMHNHPSGSVEPSKEDKNITSRLIKCGEIIGIEIIDHIIIGDGLYFSFKENMII; encoded by the coding sequence ATGGCACTAGAGGAAAGACCCAGAGAAAAGATGCTTGCTGAAGGAGTAGAAAGCTTATCAAATGCTGAATTGTTGGCTATACTTTTAAGAACTGGTAACAAACATAAAAATGCAATCGAGTTAGCCAACTATATAATAAATAAAGATATTCAGGGTATTAGACATTTAGAGGAAATGACAATAGAGGAGCTGTGTAATATAGATGGAATTGGATTGTCAAAATCAGCCCAAATTAAAGCAGCTTTAGAACTAGGCTTTAGAGTAGCTAGTTTTAAACCTATGAAGTATAAAATAAAAAATCCTTGGGATATACATAAATATTATATGAATAGTCTGAGGTATTTGAAAAAAGAGGTTTTTAAGGCAGTTCTTTTAAATACAAAAAATGAGATAATATCTGATGTAGATATATCTGTAGGGACTTTAAACTCATCATTAGTCCATCCTAGAGAAGTTTTTAAAGAAGCTATAAAGAGAAGTGCAAGTAAAATAATAGTGATGCATAATCACCCCTCAGGAAGTGTAGAACCATCAAAGGAAGATAAAAATATTACATCAAGACTTATTAAATGTGGAGAAATAATTGGGATTGAAATAATTGACCATATAATAATTGGAGATGGATTATACTTTAGCTTTAAAGAAAATATGATAATTTGA
- the maf gene encoding septum formation inhibitor Maf, translating to MNIILASASPRRKEILENTNVRFDIIKSEIDEIILEGEAPKHLVMRLAFEKSMFVASKHKKDVVIGADTVVVLDNAILGKPKDESCARDMLSRLSGREHQVITGISLINLCKDKKIIDYVISNVKFKTLSEKDIEDYLKTKESFDKAGAYGIQGYGALLVEEIRGDYFNIVGLPISKLGDLLKEHFNINLFYGV from the coding sequence ATGAATATAATCTTGGCATCAGCCTCTCCAAGAAGGAAAGAAATTCTAGAGAATACAAATGTAAGATTTGATATAATTAAAAGTGAAATTGATGAGATTATATTGGAAGGTGAAGCACCAAAACATTTAGTTATGAGATTAGCTTTTGAAAAAAGTATGTTTGTAGCATCTAAACATAAGAAAGATGTTGTTATTGGAGCTGATACTGTTGTTGTTTTAGATAATGCTATTTTAGGAAAGCCTAAAGATGAGTCTTGTGCAAGAGACATGCTAAGTAGACTATCTGGAAGAGAGCATCAAGTCATAACAGGTATTAGCTTAATAAACTTGTGCAAAGATAAAAAAATAATTGACTATGTAATCAGCAATGTAAAATTTAAAACGTTATCAGAAAAAGATATTGAGGATTATCTGAAAACTAAAGAGTCATTTGACAAAGCAGGAGCTTATGGAATACAAGGATATGGAGCTTTGCTAGTTGAAGAGATTAGAGGCGATTATTTTAATATAGTTGGACTTCCAATTTCAAAGTTAGGTGACTTGTTAAAGGAACATTTTAATATAAATCTTTTTTATGGAGTGTGA
- a CDS encoding RnfABCDGE type electron transport complex subunit B: MVILTAVLVLGVMGLIFGIVLDFASKKFAVEVDERVEAILGVLPGANCGGCGFPGCGGLASAIVEGKAPVNGCPVGGADVGAKVGEIMGVSAEAGEKQVAKVICKGTCSSAKDKYEYEGISDCRAANVLNSGAKMCKFGCLGLGTCKTVCKFDAISIVDGVAVIDEEKCVNCGKCKEACPKGIIITKPESQSIVVECNSKEFGKAVKEKCTAGCIGCGMCVKACKFDAIIFENKIAKIDPSKCVGCMQCVEKCPTKVISGDIAKRKKVTIDQELCVGCTVCKKQCKFDAIEGELKEKHKVDADKCVGCHLCMEKCPKKAIKIL, translated from the coding sequence ATAGTGATACTTACAGCTGTATTAGTTTTAGGAGTTATGGGCTTAATCTTCGGGATAGTATTAGATTTTGCATCTAAAAAGTTTGCTGTAGAAGTAGACGAAAGAGTGGAAGCTATACTAGGAGTACTTCCAGGTGCTAACTGTGGTGGTTGTGGATTCCCAGGATGTGGAGGTCTTGCAAGTGCGATAGTTGAAGGAAAAGCACCAGTTAATGGTTGCCCTGTAGGTGGAGCAGATGTTGGTGCAAAAGTTGGAGAAATAATGGGCGTAAGTGCTGAAGCAGGTGAAAAACAAGTAGCAAAAGTTATTTGCAAAGGAACTTGCTCAAGTGCAAAAGATAAATATGAGTATGAAGGAATATCTGATTGTAGAGCAGCAAATGTTTTAAATTCAGGAGCTAAAATGTGTAAGTTTGGATGTTTAGGTCTTGGAACATGTAAGACTGTTTGTAAATTTGATGCTATTTCTATAGTTGATGGAGTAGCAGTAATAGATGAAGAAAAATGTGTTAACTGTGGAAAATGTAAAGAAGCATGCCCTAAGGGTATAATAATTACAAAACCAGAAAGCCAATCAATAGTTGTAGAATGTAATAGCAAAGAATTTGGTAAAGCTGTTAAAGAAAAATGTACTGCTGGATGTATTGGTTGTGGAATGTGTGTAAAAGCTTGTAAATTTGATGCAATAATATTTGAAAACAAAATAGCTAAAATAGACCCTAGTAAGTGTGTAGGTTGTATGCAATGTGTAGAAAAATGCCCTACAAAAGTAATATCAGGTGATATAGCTAAAAGAAAGAAAGTTACTATTGACCAAGAACTTTGTGTGGGATGTACAGTGTGCAAAAAACAATGTAAGTTTGATGCAATAGAAGGTGAATTAAAAGAAAAACATAAGGTAGATGCAGACAAATGTGTAGGATGCCATTTATGTATGGAAAAATGTCCAAAGAAAGCTATTAAAATTTTGTAA
- the rsxA gene encoding electron transport complex subunit RsxA, whose product MNLILLFLSIVLVNNVITSQFLGICPFLGVSKKVDTAVGMGVAVTFVLTLASIITYFIQILLVKTGTEFLQTIAFILVIASIVQFVEMVIQKMSPSLYQALGVYLPLITTNCAVLGIALVNVQKSYNLVETIINGFGAGAGFTLAIVIFAGIRERLELADIPEAFKGFPITLISASLMSIAFLGFTGLIKL is encoded by the coding sequence ATGAATTTAATACTTTTATTTTTAAGTATCGTTCTTGTTAATAACGTTATAACATCTCAGTTCTTGGGTATATGTCCTTTCTTAGGAGTGTCTAAGAAAGTTGATACAGCAGTAGGGATGGGAGTTGCAGTTACATTCGTTCTAACTCTAGCTTCAATTATAACTTATTTTATACAAATTTTATTAGTAAAGACTGGAACTGAATTTTTACAAACAATAGCTTTTATATTGGTTATAGCTTCTATAGTTCAGTTCGTTGAAATGGTAATTCAAAAGATGAGTCCATCTTTATATCAAGCATTAGGAGTTTATCTACCTCTTATAACTACAAACTGTGCAGTTCTTGGTATAGCTCTAGTTAATGTTCAAAAAAGTTATAATTTAGTAGAAACAATAATAAACGGATTTGGAGCAGGAGCTGGATTTACTTTAGCAATAGTAATATTCGCAGGTATAAGAGAAAGACTAGAATTAGCTGATATACCAGAAGCGTTTAAAGGTTTCCCTATAACACTTATATCAGCAAGTTTAATGTCAATAGCTTTCTTAGGATTTACAGGACTTATAAAGCTATAA
- a CDS encoding electron transport complex subunit E, which yields MNLAKVFKNGLIDENPTFVQVIGMCPTLAVTTSAINGIGMGLSTAAVLICANLVISLLRKITPDKIRIPIFVVIIATFVTIVGMVLKAYVPALDKALGIYIPLIVVNCLILARAESFAFKTGPLASIVDGVGQGLGFTVALTVIGAVRELLGNGSLFGMTLFGASFQPVLIFILPPGAFLTLGFLFAGFNKLRSKKA from the coding sequence ATGAATTTAGCTAAAGTATTTAAAAATGGGCTAATAGATGAGAACCCAACATTTGTGCAAGTTATAGGTATGTGTCCAACACTAGCCGTTACAACTTCAGCAATAAATGGAATCGGTATGGGTCTTTCAACAGCAGCAGTTTTAATATGTGCAAATTTAGTTATATCATTACTAAGAAAAATCACACCAGATAAGATAAGAATACCTATATTTGTAGTCATTATAGCTACATTTGTTACAATAGTAGGAATGGTTTTAAAAGCATATGTTCCTGCTCTTGATAAGGCTCTTGGTATATATATACCATTAATAGTTGTTAACTGTTTAATACTAGCTCGTGCAGAAAGTTTTGCTTTTAAAACTGGTCCACTAGCTTCAATTGTTGATGGTGTAGGTCAAGGTCTTGGATTTACTGTTGCTCTTACAGTAATAGGTGCAGTAAGAGAATTACTTGGAAATGGTAGTTTATTTGGAATGACACTATTTGGAGCATCTTTCCAACCAGTATTAATATTTATATTACCACCAGGTGCATTCTTAACATTAGGATTCTTATTTGCAGGATTTAATAAATTAAGAAGTAAAAAAGCGTAG
- a CDS encoding RnfABCDGE type electron transport complex subunit G has product MNSMVRLGGTLLAISAIASLALGATNQVTAPVIEQRNIQANNELRKAVLPEAKEFKEMKESTYKDLGDGLIAEVYEGLDGSEVVGYTLKAKPSGYGGEIEVMVGISADGQVTGVDIGNMSETAGLGAKAKDDAFKGQYKGKTAEPLEVAKGSTTAENQILAISGATITSTAVTTGVNAAIDVFNSALNK; this is encoded by the coding sequence ATGAATAGTATGGTAAGACTAGGTGGAACTTTACTTGCTATAAGTGCAATAGCCTCATTAGCACTTGGAGCTACAAATCAAGTTACAGCTCCAGTAATAGAACAAAGAAATATACAAGCAAATAATGAACTTAGAAAAGCAGTACTTCCAGAAGCAAAAGAATTTAAAGAAATGAAGGAAAGTACTTATAAAGACCTTGGAGATGGTCTTATAGCTGAAGTATATGAAGGGCTAGATGGTTCTGAGGTAGTAGGATATACTTTAAAAGCTAAACCAAGTGGCTATGGTGGAGAAATTGAAGTTATGGTAGGTATATCAGCTGATGGCCAAGTTACAGGTGTTGATATTGGTAATATGTCAGAGACAGCAGGACTTGGAGCAAAAGCTAAAGATGATGCATTTAAAGGTCAATACAAAGGAAAAACTGCTGAACCTCTTGAAGTAGCAAAAGGAAGCACAACAGCAGAAAATCAAATATTAGCAATATCAGGTGCAACTATTACATCTACAGCAGTTACTACAGGAGTAAATGCTGCAATAGATGTCTTCAATAGTGCTCTTAATAAATAA
- a CDS encoding RnfABCDGE type electron transport complex subunit D gives MENKLIVSSSPHVRSNEDTSYIMKQVIIALLPAAVAGVYFFRLNALSAMFFCILGTVGTEFLYQKLMKHKSTIGDFSAVVTGLLLAFNVPASLPWWMCLVGGIFAILVVKMVFGGIGCNFVNPALAARAFLLASFPVAMTAWTQPGVNWIGKNLDAVTTATPLSFLKNGAAGLADLSSNGISLADMMIGNIGGCIGETSAILLLLGGVYLMYKGIINYVIPVFYIATVFILTFLLGGFNINFAIYQLFAGGLMLGGFFMLTDYTTSPMTKKGQIIYAVLAGLITTVIRMYGGYPEGVSYSILLVNCLAPLIDKFVRNRVFGEVAK, from the coding sequence ATGGAAAATAAGTTGATAGTATCATCTTCTCCTCATGTGAGAAGTAATGAAGATACTTCATATATAATGAAACAAGTTATTATAGCACTCCTTCCAGCAGCAGTAGCAGGAGTATACTTCTTTAGACTTAATGCATTGAGTGCTATGTTTTTTTGTATACTTGGTACAGTAGGTACTGAATTTTTATATCAAAAACTTATGAAGCATAAAAGTACTATAGGAGATTTTTCAGCTGTTGTAACAGGATTATTATTAGCATTTAACGTACCAGCATCACTTCCTTGGTGGATGTGTCTAGTAGGAGGAATATTTGCAATATTAGTAGTTAAAATGGTATTTGGTGGAATTGGATGTAACTTTGTCAATCCAGCACTTGCTGCAAGAGCATTTTTATTAGCATCATTTCCAGTAGCAATGACTGCTTGGACTCAACCAGGTGTTAACTGGATAGGTAAAAATTTAGATGCAGTTACTACTGCAACACCATTAAGCTTTTTGAAAAATGGAGCAGCAGGATTAGCAGACCTTTCTAGCAATGGAATTAGTCTCGCTGATATGATGATTGGTAATATTGGTGGATGTATAGGTGAGACATCAGCAATATTATTATTATTAGGTGGAGTATACCTAATGTATAAAGGCATAATAAATTATGTTATCCCAGTATTTTACATAGCAACTGTATTTATATTAACATTCCTTTTAGGTGGATTTAATATAAATTTTGCAATATATCAACTGTTTGCTGGAGGACTTATGTTAGGTGGATTCTTCATGCTTACGGATTATACAACTTCGCCTATGACTAAGAAAGGTCAAATAATATACGCTGTATTAGCAGGTCTTATAACAACTGTTATAAGAATGTATGGTGGATATCCAGAAGGTGTATCTTACTCAATACTACTAGTAAACTGTCTTGCACCACTTATAGATAAGTTTGTTAGAAACAGAGTGTTTGGGGAGGTGGCTAAATAA
- the rsxC gene encoding electron transport complex subunit RsxC has product MKLLTFKGGIHPPYRKEYSNTKALEKAQAPKIVYIPLQQHIGAPAKPIVEVGDEVKFGQKIGEQQGFVSCNVHSSVSGKVIAIEQHEVPGGSAQCVVIENDFKEELHESVQPKGQLEDLSKEDIVGIIKEAGIVGMGGATFPNHVKVSPPPDSKAEVVILNGAECEPYLTADHRLMVENPEDVVFGLRALMKVLDVKKGFIGIETNKPDAIEAIQNVAKDYSEIEVVGLQVKYPQGAEKQLIYACTGKEVPSGGLPIAAGAVVDNVATAAQIAKSIKTGMPLVERITTITGSCIKEPKNLITKVGTLVSEIIDQCGGFKEDKKVGKVIMGGPMMGIAQYTTEIATNKGSSGILCLDEEESRTPDVQNCLRCGRCTDVCPSFLQPLFISAYSLKEDYDTAEYHRAMDCIECGSCSFICPARRPLLQSIRSAKREIGAKRRKQAAQK; this is encoded by the coding sequence ATGAAACTCTTAACTTTTAAGGGAGGGATACATCCTCCATATAGAAAAGAGTACTCTAACACAAAGGCACTTGAAAAAGCTCAAGCTCCAAAGATAGTTTACATTCCTCTTCAACAACATATAGGGGCACCAGCTAAACCTATTGTTGAAGTTGGTGATGAAGTAAAGTTTGGGCAAAAAATAGGTGAACAGCAAGGTTTCGTTTCATGTAACGTTCATTCTTCAGTATCAGGTAAAGTTATTGCTATTGAACAACATGAAGTACCAGGTGGTTCAGCTCAATGTGTAGTTATCGAAAATGACTTTAAGGAAGAATTACATGAAAGTGTTCAACCAAAAGGTCAGTTAGAGGATTTGAGCAAAGAAGATATAGTAGGTATCATAAAAGAGGCAGGAATAGTAGGTATGGGTGGAGCTACATTCCCTAACCATGTAAAAGTATCTCCTCCACCAGACAGTAAAGCAGAAGTAGTTATATTAAATGGGGCAGAATGTGAACCATATTTAACTGCAGACCACAGATTAATGGTGGAAAATCCAGAAGATGTTGTATTTGGTTTAAGAGCATTAATGAAAGTATTAGATGTTAAAAAAGGATTTATAGGAATTGAAACAAATAAACCAGATGCTATAGAAGCCATTCAAAATGTAGCTAAAGATTATAGTGAAATCGAAGTTGTTGGCCTTCAAGTGAAATATCCACAAGGAGCAGAAAAACAACTTATTTATGCGTGTACAGGTAAGGAAGTTCCATCAGGCGGATTGCCAATAGCAGCAGGTGCAGTTGTTGACAACGTTGCCACAGCAGCTCAAATAGCTAAATCTATTAAAACAGGTATGCCTTTGGTAGAAAGAATTACTACAATAACAGGTAGCTGTATCAAAGAACCTAAAAACCTAATAACAAAAGTTGGGACATTAGTCTCAGAAATAATAGACCAATGTGGTGGTTTTAAAGAAGATAAAAAAGTTGGTAAAGTGATAATGGGTGGACCTATGATGGGGATAGCTCAATATACTACTGAAATAGCAACTAATAAAGGTTCTTCAGGGATTTTATGTTTAGATGAAGAAGAATCACGTACACCAGATGTTCAAAATTGTTTAAGATGTGGAAGATGTACAGATGTATGTCCATCATTCTTACAACCACTTTTCATAAGTGCATATTCTTTGAAGGAAGATTATGACACAGCTGAATATCATAGAGCTATGGATTGTATAGAATGTGGGTCTTGTTCATTTATTTGTCCAGCAAGAAGACCATTACTTCAATCTATAAGATCAGCAAAAAGAGAAATAGGAGCAAAGAGAAGAAAGCAAGCTGCTCAGAAATAA
- a CDS encoding SH3 domain-containing protein, protein MLGGVIVVKKAITALGIGAVAVSVSSIHASALEKGVVTASALNIRSGPSADCDKVAKLYKGKTVEILEKSNGWYKVRVSSSVVGWGSSKYISTSGSSGSTSNQNNSTSSGTSISGNGKVNVSSRLNIRSGAGTNYSLVGKANNGDVVKLLEQSNGWYKIKLSNGVTGWASSQYISKTSEDVGTNDSNSSNTTNNNNTDKNQSSEVSLEGKKGKVTSTVSLNVRSGPGTSYSVIGKLNGGDVVELKAKSNGWYKVKLSNGTTGWVSSSYISETTEGLKENSNSSSNNNSQSNSNSNSSSIGNSDKSTVNGSKVVDFAYTLIGIPYQWGASGPDKFDCSGFTQYVFKHSVGLSIPRVSREQAQFGSAVSMGNYAPGDLVYFDTDGDGATNHVGIYVGNSKFIHCSGTQTNPNKVKVDNLTTSYWSKALLGARRFA, encoded by the coding sequence ATGTTGGGGGGAGTGATAGTAGTGAAGAAAGCTATAACGGCTTTAGGGATTGGAGCAGTAGCAGTATCTGTTAGTTCCATACATGCAAGTGCTCTTGAAAAGGGAGTTGTGACAGCTAGTGCTTTAAATATAAGAAGCGGGCCAAGTGCTGATTGTGACAAAGTAGCAAAGTTATATAAGGGAAAAACTGTAGAAATTTTAGAAAAATCTAATGGTTGGTATAAAGTAAGAGTGTCAAGTTCTGTTGTTGGCTGGGGAAGTTCAAAATACATATCAACGAGTGGTTCATCTGGAAGTACTTCGAATCAAAATAATTCAACATCAAGTGGAACATCTATTAGTGGGAATGGAAAAGTAAATGTCAGTTCTAGATTAAATATAAGAAGTGGTGCAGGTACAAACTACTCATTAGTTGGTAAAGCAAATAATGGAGATGTAGTAAAGTTATTAGAACAAAGTAATGGATGGTATAAAATAAAGCTATCAAATGGAGTTACTGGATGGGCTAGTAGTCAGTATATCTCAAAAACATCAGAAGATGTTGGAACAAATGATTCTAATTCAAGTAATACTACTAATAATAACAACACTGATAAAAATCAATCTAGTGAAGTATCACTTGAAGGCAAGAAGGGAAAAGTAACATCTACTGTAAGTTTAAATGTAAGAAGTGGTCCTGGGACAAGCTATTCTGTAATCGGAAAATTAAATGGTGGAGATGTTGTTGAGTTAAAAGCTAAAAGTAATGGATGGTATAAAGTAAAATTATCAAATGGGACAACTGGATGGGTAAGTTCTAGTTATATTTCTGAGACTACTGAAGGATTAAAAGAAAACTCTAATTCATCATCTAATAATAATTCCCAATCTAATAGTAATTCAAATTCTTCATCTATTGGAAATTCAGATAAATCGACTGTAAATGGTTCAAAAGTAGTAGATTTTGCATATACACTTATTGGAATACCATATCAATGGGGAGCATCTGGTCCAGATAAGTTTGATTGTTCTGGATTTACACAGTATGTTTTTAAACACTCAGTTGGACTTTCTATACCAAGAGTTTCTAGAGAGCAAGCTCAATTTGGAAGTGCAGTTTCTATGGGTAACTATGCACCAGGAGATTTAGTTTACTTTGATACTGACGGAGATGGAGCAACGAACCATGTAGGTATATATGTAGGCAATAGTAAGTTTATACATTGTAGTGGAACTCAAACTAATCCTAATAAGGTTAAAGTAGACAATTTGACTACTTCATATTGGTCTAAAGCATTGCTTGGAGCAAGACGATTTGCTTAG
- a CDS encoding VOC family protein, with translation MKFSFCHNNFNVTNLEKSLNFYDKALGLKEVKRKEAEDGSFILVYLGDGITSHTLELTWLRDWDRPYNLGDNEFHLALEVEEFDEAKKLHKDLDCICFENESMGIYFIADPDNYWIEILPKNH, from the coding sequence ATGAAGTTTAGTTTTTGCCATAACAATTTTAATGTTACTAACTTAGAAAAAAGTTTGAATTTTTATGATAAAGCTTTAGGTCTAAAAGAAGTAAAGCGTAAAGAAGCAGAAGATGGAAGTTTTATACTAGTTTATTTAGGAGATGGGATTACTAGCCATACATTAGAGTTAACTTGGCTTAGAGATTGGGATAGACCATATAATTTAGGGGATAATGAGTTCCATTTGGCTTTAGAAGTTGAAGAGTTTGATGAGGCAAAAAAACTTCATAAAGACTTAGATTGTATATGTTTTGAAAATGAAAGTATGGGAATTTATTTCATAGCGGACCCAGATAATTATTGGATTGAAATACTTCCTAAGAATCATTAA
- a CDS encoding heavy-metal-associated domain-containing protein — protein MKKKLLVEGMSCGHCVNHLKTALTEDIDGVEVLDVDLENKCASVDMKDDVSVDKLKEVIAELGFELKGIE, from the coding sequence ATGAAAAAGAAACTATTAGTAGAAGGTATGAGTTGTGGACACTGTGTAAATCACCTTAAAACTGCATTAACAGAAGATATAGATGGTGTTGAAGTTTTAGATGTAGATTTGGAAAATAAATGTGCATCTGTAGATATGAAAGATGATGTATCAGTTGATAAGTTAAAAGAAGTAATAGCAGAGTTAGGTTTTGAATTAAAAGGAATTGAATAA